In a single window of the Rhodamnia argentea isolate NSW1041297 chromosome 2, ASM2092103v1, whole genome shotgun sequence genome:
- the LOC115756482 gene encoding UDP-glycosyltransferase TURAN, producing the protein MGGRGRACVVVLGDFGRSPRMQYHALSLARQASLEVDVVAYGGSEPHKAVLEHESIHIHTMVQWPRVMQGWPKILRPLMLVMKPIYQFIMLLWFLCIKAPAPDVFLVQNPPSVPTLTAVAWASWIRRSAFIIDWHNFGYTLLALSLGRSNLFVVVYCWFEKHYGKMADGSFCVTRAMQHELAQNWGIKAAVLYDQPPEFFHPAALKEKHELFCRLDKNFQLPLGVRDCFSCETTTGGDSTSDETLLTTLVGSNICVKANRPALIVSSTSWTSDEDFGILLEAAVMYDRRVAAILNEDDCTDQEVLWTEMHHGKKYLYPRLLFVITGKGPDKEKYEQKIRKLNLKRVAFRTMWLSAEDYPLLLGSADLGVCLHTSSSGLDLPMKVVDMFGCGLPVCAVSYSCIKELVKVEKNGLLFSSSSELADELLMLFKGFPDDCDALKSLRDGAQETGASSRWATEWEEHAKPFLLEVISRKNE; encoded by the exons ATGGGCGGAAGAGGTAGAGCTTGCGTGGTCGTCTTGGGTGATTTCGGTCGGAGTCCTCGGATGCAATATCACGCCCTTTCCCTTGCTCGTCAG GCATCTTTGGAGGTCGATGTTGTTGCGTACGGAG GTTCTGAGCCACATAAGGCAGTTCTAGAGCACGAGTCTATTCATATCCATACCATG GTGCAATGGCCGAGAGTTATGCAGGGTTGGCCAAAGATATTGCGTCCGTTGATGCTTGTGATGAAGCCGATATATCAGTTTATCATGCTTCTTTGGTTTTTATGCATCAAAGCACCTGCTCCTGATGTTTTTCTTGTGCAg AATCCACCTTCAGTTCCAACCTTGACGGCTGTCGCATGGGCCAGCTGGATAAGGCGTTCAGCATTTATCATCGATTGGCATAATTTTGGATACACTTTACTGGCTTTGTCTCTGGGTAGAAGTAACCTATTTGTGGTGGTATACTGCTG GTTTGAGAAACACTATGGGAAGATGGCAGACGGTTCATTTTGCGTTACGAGAGCAATGCAACATGAATTAGCTCAGAATTGGGGAATTAA AGCAGCAGTTTTGTATGATCAGCCTCCTGAATTTTTCCATCCTGCTGCCCTTAAGGAAAAGCACGAG TTATTTTGCAGATTGGATAAAAATTTCCAGTTGCCCCTTGGTGTGCGGGACTGTTTTAGCTGTG AAACTACCACGGGAGGAGACTCTACCTCAGATGAGACCCTACTTACCACTCTAGTTGGCTCCAATATTTGTGTGAAGGCAAACAGGCCTGCCCTTATCGTCAGTAGTACAAGCTG GACGTCAGATGAAGACTTTGGCATCCTCTTGGAAGCAGCAGTTATGTATGATAGAAGAGTTGCTGCAATTTTAAATGAAGACGACTGTACTGACCAAGAGGTTCTCTGGACGGAGATGCACCACGGAAAGAAATACCTCTACCCCAGGTTGTTATTTGTGATTACAG GTAAAGGACCTGACAAAGAAAAGTACGAACAGAAGATAAGAAAGTTGAATCTTAAACGTGTGGCATTTAGGACCATGTGGCTCTCAGCAGAAGATTATCCATTGCTCCTAG GATCAGCAGATCTTGGCGTGTGCTTGCATACTTCTTCATCTGGCTTGGATCTTCCAATGAAG GTTGTGGACATGTTTGGTTGCGGACTGCCTGTGTGCGCTGTTTCGTACTCATG CATTAAAGAGCTAGTGAAAGTTGAGAAAAATGGCCTTCTCTTCTCGTCATCTTCAGAGCTAGCTGACGAACTTTTG ATGCTGTTCAAGGGGTTTCCAGATGATTGTGATGCATTGAAGTCGCTGAGGGATGGTGCACAGGAAACAGGAGCCTCTTCAAGGTGGGCTACCGAATGGGAAGAACATGCCAAGCCATTCTTATTGGAG GTTATTTCTCGGAAGAATGAGTGA
- the LOC115756488 gene encoding glycolate oxidase yields the protein MEITNVNEYQAIAKQKLPKMVYDYYASGAEDQWTLHENQYAFSKILFRPRILIDVSKIDMATTVLGFKISMPIMIAPTAMQKMAHPEGEYATARAASAAGTIMTLSSWATSSVEEVASTGPGIRFFQLYVYKDRNVVAQLVRRAERAGFKAIALTVDTPRLGRREADIKNRFTLPPFLTLKNFEGLNLGKMDKSDDSGLASYVAGQIDRTLSWKDVKWLQTITSLPILVKGVLTAEDARLSIQAGAAGIIVSNHGARQLDYVPATIMALEEVVKAAQGRVPVFLDGGVRRGTDVFKALALGASGIFIGRPVVFSLAAEGEAGVRKVLQMLREEFELTMALSGCRSLKEITRDHIVTEWDVPRIRPAPRL from the exons ATGGAGATCACAAATGTCAACGAGTATCAGGCCATCGCGAAGCAGAAGTTGCCCAAGATGGTCTACGACTATTATGCGTCAGGAGCAGAGGACCAGTGGACTCTTCATGAGAACCAATATGCTTTCTCAAAAATCTT GTTCCGACCCCGTATTCTGATTGATGTGAGCAAGATAGATATGGCTACCACTGTCCTGGGATTCAAGATATCAATGCCTATCATGATTGCCCCAACAGCCATGCAGAAGATGGCTCATCCTGAAG GGGAGTATGCAACAGCAAGAGCTGCATCAGCAGCTGGAACTATTATG ACATTATCTTCGTGGGCTACTTCTAGTGTTGAAGAAGTTGCTTCCACCGGACCTGGCATCCGCTTTTTCCAGCTTTAT GTTTACAAAGACAGGAATGTAGTAGCTCAGCTTGTGAGGAGAGCTGAAAGAGCTGGCTTCAAGGCCATTGCACTCACTGTTGATACCCCTAGGCTTGGCCGCAGAGAAGCTGACATCAAGAACAG GTTTACACTGCCACCATTCTTGACATTGAAGAACTTCGAAGGTCTAAACCTTGGAAAGATGGACAAG AGTGATGACTCCGGACTTGCTTCATATGTTGCCGGTCAAATTGATCGCACTCTGAGCTGGAAG GACGTGAAGTGGCTTCAGACTATTACCTCACTGCCCATCCTGGTGAAGGGGGTGCTTACGGCTGAGGATG CTCGGCTCTCCATACAAGCTGGAGCAGCTGGCATCATCGTGTCCAATCACGGTGCTCGGCAACTGGACTATGTTCCTGCCACCATCATGGCTCTAGAAGAG GTTGTCAAAGCTGCGCAAGGAAGGGTGCCTGTGTTCCTGGATGGCGGTGTTCGTCGTGGAACTGATGTTTTCAAAGCATTGGCACTTGGAGCCTCTGGCATATTT ATTGGACGCCCCGTCGTGTTCTCACTGGCTGCGGAAGGCGAGGCTGGCGTGAGAAAGGTGCTTCAGATGCTGCGTGAGGAGTTCGAGCTGACCATGGCACTGAGCGGTTGCCGCTCTCTCAAAGAGATCACTCGCGACCACATCGTGACCGAATGGGACGTCCCTCGCATCCGCCCAGCGCCCCGGTTATAG
- the LOC115756473 gene encoding ubiquitin carboxyl-terminal hydrolase 25 — protein MALHHHRLQMSWQPSLLSLRRKTGPPLGLRNLGNSCYLNSVLQCLTYTPPLANFCLRNLHSSLCDSSADVGKKRDCPFCILEKRIARSLRADHPQDAPAKIQSCLRLYAEHFRCGLQEDAHEFLRYVIDACHNTCLRLKKLLLQQQHNGTEAPNCGDTIVKEIFGGALQSQVKCLSCGAESNKVDDIMDISLDVLQSSSIHEALHKFFQPEVLDGNNKYKCENCKKLVVARKQMSVFQAPNVLVIQFKRFEGLYGGKIDKAITFEEVLVLSSFMCKESQDTSPEYNLFGTIVHAGCSPDSGHYYAYIKDASGRWYCCNDAYVSLATLDEVLSEKVYILFFSRTKQRSTSANAASAANGVKSRDLNGTKASKKQASALPPKPTQLKPLAENSSWKGVSASSNGDKVSSGARMKFSIAGNIGSKRGPAVSNGKVHALNNQFGENNGDIKGPVPVNKCDKDLSTSINRNGTDKENMNSSNGTQVIAHSNHNNLKVGDLNGDKSQVRSSPNGNGTVGTAGPCSVKSHLHERDGRTHILGKGRGFDQHELQNGCSNHPSDVSRSKRKLQDDSCILLAQDAQSRAKVEELKEILKNEASSVLQSCGWADDVYTFMCTNKRMCMSKADDSSLNFDQLRKQLIADAKPTFISQIPESLKEKLIGHLQSFSQEKGS, from the exons ATGGCCTTGCACCACCACCGGTTGCAGATGAGCTGGCAACCGAGCCTGCTGAGTCTCAGGCGGAAAACCGGACCTCCTCTCGGCCTCAGGAACCTCGGCAACTCCTGCTACCTCAACAGCGTCCTTCAGTGCCTCACTTACACCCCACCTCTCGCCAATTTTTGCCTCAGGAACCTCCACTCCTCTCTAT GCGATTCGAGTGCGGATGTGGGGAAGAAGCGAGATTGTCCCTTCTGTATACTAGAGAAGCGGATAGCGCGATCTCTGAGAGCAGATCACCCACAAGATGCACCGGCGAAGATCCAGAGTTGCTTGCGCCTGTATGCCGAGCACTTTCGGTGTGGTCTCCAGGAGGACGCGCACGAGTTCCTCCGTTACGTGATCGATGCTTGCCACAACACCTGTCTCCGACTCAAGAAGCTGCTGCTGCAGCAGCAACACAATGGCACCGAGGCACCCAACTGTGGTGATACCATTGTTAAGGAGATTTTTGGCGGCGCGCTGCAGAGTCAGGTTAAGTGTTTGTCTTGTGGAGCAGAATCCAACAAGGTCGATGATATTATGGATATTAGTCTAGATGTCTTGCAAAGTAGTTCAATACACGAAGCTTTGCACAAATTTTTCCAGCCGGAAGTTTTGGATGGGAACAATAAGTACAAGTGTGAGAA TTGCAAGAAATTGGTTGTGGCTAGGAAGCAAATGTCGGTCTTTCAAGCACCTAATGTTCTTGTAATCCAGTTTAAG AGGTTCGAAGGTCTATATGGTGGGAAGATTGATAAGGCTATTACGTTCGAAGAAGTTTTGGTGCTGTCAAGCTTCATGTGCAAAGAAAGCCAG GATACGTCACCGGAGTATAATCTTTTCGGTACTATTGTACATGCAGGCTGCTCACCAGACTCAGGACACTATTATGCTTATATAAAG GACGCATCGGGCCGGTGGTATTGCTGTAACGATGCATATGTTTCTCTGGCCACTTTGGATGAGGTCTTATCAGAAAAGGTCTATATCCTGTTTTTCTCTCGCACCAAACAAAGGTCAACATCTGCCAATGCAGCTTCTGCTGCCAATGGAGTAAAATCTCGTGATCTCAATGGCACTAAAGCATCTAAGAAGCAGGCTTCTGCTCTTCCCCCAAAACCTACACAATTAAAACCACTCGCTGAAAATTCTTCATGGAAGGGTGTGTCCGCCTCATCCAATGGTGATAAAGTATCGTCTGGCGCGCGGATGAAGTTCAGCATTGCTGGAAATATTGGTTCCAAAAGAGGTCCTGCAGTTAGCAATGGAAAGGTGCATGCACTTAACAATCAATTTGGGGAAAATAATGGGGACATAAAAGGGCCAGTTCCTGTTAACAAGTGCGACAAAGATCTTTCAACTTCAATAAACAGGAACGGTACTGACAAAGAGAATATGAACTCCTCCAATGGGACCCAAGTAATCGCGCATTCTAATCATAACAATCTGAAGGTTGGTGATCTTAATGGCGACAAGAGCCAAGTTCGTTCTTCCCCCAATGGAAATGGTACTGTTGGTACTGCTGGCCCCTGTTCAGTTAAATCACATCTCCATGAGAGGGATGGTAGAACACACATCTTAGGAAAAGGGAGAGGCTTTGACCAGCATGAATTGCAAAATGGTTGTTCTAATCACCCCTCTGATGTATCAAGGTCCAAGAGAAAGCTGCAGGACGATTCCTGCATATTGCTGGCACAGGATGCTCAATCTCGGGCCAAAGTTGAAGAGCTGAAAGAAAT ACTCAAGAATGAAGCTTCCTCTGTATTGCAATCATGTGGCTGGGCGGATGATGTTTATACTTTCATGTGCACGAATAAAAGAATGTGCATGAGCAAAGCAGACGATAGTTCGCTAAATTTTGACCAATTGAG